The following coding sequences lie in one Streptomyces sp. NBC_00510 genomic window:
- a CDS encoding helix-turn-helix domain-containing protein: MEAEQNGFGRELRRRRQAAGKSLGELAERVPCSRSFLSRVENGMRRPTYELAERCDHFLDAGGELLSLAPRPRPAREPRGGKERDGVRGPVRTASKLVDRAAPVPSDVPALASGYGEEFDRLVRRGDLRHAAGRMREADRCYREAHRLAEGRPRARALAVVRICRRWSDPGQVDRELLHLIGDSLAALRDDPGPEAGALRLQLNAHRAKKLSMAVSADTAVPQAGPDSGAALARHTLRGLERADTADTADASGVGEEVRCEVLTECRWGLYDFAPAAASLALSERLRDAAVRHGSAHFRGEALMGLAVDQLRMGRVYPALSTAQEHRRHAAASRSELARWQQRTLDTTLDLWRGRFTAAADWILRESAEYADRLAADLDVPAGNFRQTRMGQAYWLLREQGRMQELFAGGLADDVQEHGYFPVWRAGLVLALCETGARDQAADLLQAFADDTDGFRALPPHGWAVPTLALLAEACAAIGDQAELRPLVARLRERLAPHNGTGIALAGWPTVLVAPTAQACGVLALTAGEPDAALAHFRLAATPARTSAPQLARLRLWQARALRASGRPDAAAEAPRLLRSARAVAEEYGMARLAAECAALPAEAGGG, from the coding sequence TTGGAGGCGGAACAGAACGGCTTCGGGCGGGAGTTGCGCCGCAGGCGCCAGGCGGCCGGCAAGTCGCTGGGCGAACTGGCGGAGCGCGTGCCCTGCAGTCGCAGCTTCCTGAGCCGGGTCGAGAACGGCATGCGCCGGCCGACGTACGAACTGGCCGAGAGGTGCGACCACTTCCTCGATGCCGGGGGCGAACTGCTGAGCCTCGCCCCGCGGCCGCGGCCCGCCCGCGAGCCCCGCGGCGGCAAGGAGCGCGACGGGGTCCGCGGTCCGGTCCGTACGGCGTCCAAGCTGGTCGACCGTGCCGCGCCCGTGCCGTCCGACGTCCCCGCCCTGGCCTCCGGGTACGGCGAGGAGTTCGATCGGCTCGTCCGGCGCGGCGACCTGCGGCACGCCGCGGGCCGGATGCGCGAGGCGGACCGCTGCTACCGGGAGGCGCACCGGCTGGCCGAGGGGCGGCCGCGCGCCCGGGCCCTGGCCGTGGTGCGGATCTGCCGCCGCTGGTCGGACCCGGGCCAGGTCGACCGGGAGCTGCTGCACCTGATCGGCGACAGCCTGGCCGCCCTGCGCGACGACCCCGGTCCCGAGGCCGGCGCGCTGCGCCTGCAGCTCAACGCGCATCGGGCGAAGAAGCTCTCCATGGCCGTCAGCGCGGACACCGCCGTGCCCCAGGCCGGCCCGGACAGCGGCGCGGCCCTGGCCCGGCACACGCTGCGCGGCCTGGAACGCGCGGACACCGCGGACACCGCGGACGCCTCCGGCGTCGGCGAGGAGGTGCGCTGCGAAGTGCTGACCGAGTGCCGCTGGGGCCTGTACGACTTCGCGCCGGCCGCCGCCTCCCTGGCGCTGTCGGAGCGGCTGCGCGACGCCGCCGTACGCCACGGCTCCGCGCACTTCCGGGGCGAGGCGCTGATGGGGCTGGCCGTGGACCAGCTGCGCATGGGCCGGGTGTACCCGGCGCTGTCCACGGCCCAGGAGCACCGCAGGCACGCCGCCGCGAGCCGCAGCGAACTGGCCCGCTGGCAGCAGCGCACCCTCGACACCACGCTCGACCTGTGGCGCGGCCGGTTCACGGCCGCGGCGGACTGGATCCTGCGGGAGTCCGCCGAGTACGCCGACCGGCTCGCCGCCGACCTGGACGTGCCGGCCGGCAACTTCCGGCAGACCCGGATGGGCCAGGCGTACTGGCTGCTGCGCGAGCAGGGCCGGATGCAGGAACTGTTCGCGGGCGGCCTCGCCGACGACGTGCAGGAGCACGGCTACTTCCCGGTCTGGCGGGCGGGGCTCGTCCTCGCCCTGTGCGAGACCGGCGCCCGGGACCAGGCCGCCGACCTGCTGCAGGCCTTCGCCGACGACACCGACGGCTTCCGCGCCCTGCCCCCGCACGGCTGGGCGGTGCCCACGCTCGCCCTGCTCGCCGAGGCCTGCGCCGCGATCGGCGACCAGGCCGAGCTGCGGCCCCTGGTGGCCCGGCTGCGCGAACGGCTGGCCCCGCACAACGGCACCGGCATCGCCCTGGCCGGCTGGCCCACGGTGCTGGTCGCGCCCACGGCCCAGGCATGCGGTGTGCTCGCCCTGACCGCCGGGGAACCGGACGCCGCCCTCGCGCACTTCCGCCTGGCGGCCACCCCGGCGCGTACCTCCGCCCCGCAGCTCGCCCGGCTCCGCCTGTGGCAGGCCCGCGCCCTGCGCGCCTCCGGCCGCCCGGACGCCGCCGCGGAGGCACCGCGCCTGCTGCGCTCGGCCCGCGCGGTCGCGGAGGAGTACGGGATGGCACGGCTGGCCGCGGAGTGCGCGGCGCTGCCGGCCGAGGCCGGCGGCGGGTGA